In Palaemon carinicauda isolate YSFRI2023 chromosome 21, ASM3689809v2, whole genome shotgun sequence, the following proteins share a genomic window:
- the LOC137615095 gene encoding uncharacterized protein, with protein sequence MWICKVLKEEQMSTVNVLFDNYDHSSPATCLRAMRLSLLKFSKVHNSNVLGHQIPNAHETYLPISLSWDSQNEVNVNDLFVTDFSSAHGTLDLSDGIHKPKVFVVYGGRGLGKTALVNNLMYQWLIDEACDVKRIKDFDMAVVIEVARIKHSEAMEIKGTKILWLFDGFEKVTDGTKEAIKGAIEDFPSSQVVLTSLGKQEINTRNLMELTQAKYVALNLMPLTNATWRLRVPKMIATKTNNAYIIEGLSSRFIYERRRMFDDVARIRPKTLGYKVYEWLCLSYPWAAVGKMDPKGRGKSNR encoded by the exons ATGTGGATCTGCAAAGTTCTGAAGGAAGAACAA ATGTCGACAGTCAACGTATTATTCGACAACTATGATCATTCGTCACCAGCCACCTGCCTTAGAGCAATGAGACTCTCTCTACTCAAGTTTTCGAAAGTACACAACTCCAACGTTTTGGGACACCAGATACCAAACGCCCATGAAACTTATCTCCCTATATCTCTGTCATGGGACTCCCAGAATGAAGTTAATGTGAACGATCTATTCGTCACAGATTTTTCCTCAGCCCATGGAACACTTGATCTCTCTGATGGTATTCATAAACCCAAAGTCTTCGTCGTTTACGGAGGCCGGGGACTTGGGAAAACAGCTCTGGTGAATAATCTAATGTACCAGTGGCTGATAGACGAAGCATGTGATGTGAAAAGGATTAAAGATTTTGATATGGCTGTAGTAATAGAGGTAGCTAGAATTAAGCATTCGGAAGCCATGGAAATCAAGGGAACAAAGATCCTGTGGCTGTTCGACGGCTTCGAGAAAGTCACCGATGGAACAAAGGAGGCCATTAAAGGTGCCATTGAGGATTTCCCTTCGTCTCAAGTTGTGTTAACGAGTCTCGGGAAGCAAGAAATCAACACCAGGAACTTGATGGAGCTAACGCAGGCCAAATACGTCGCCCTCAACCTCATGCCCCTAACTAATGCCACCTGGAGGCTTAGGGTGCCGAAGATGATAGCTACCAAAACGAACAATGCCTATATCATCGAAGGGCTTAGTTCACGGTTCATCTACGAGCGCCGGCGAATGTTTGACGATGTAGCTAGGATAAGGCCGAAGACGCTTGGCTACAAAGTTTACGAATGGCTGTGCCTTTCGTATCCTTGGGCGGCAGTAGGTAAGATGGATCCCAAAGGGCGTGGGAAGAGCAATCGTTAG